In Vitis vinifera cultivar Pinot Noir 40024 chromosome 11, ASM3070453v1, a genomic segment contains:
- the LOC104880620 gene encoding probable pectinesterase/pectinesterase inhibitor 12, producing the protein MTSSSLRWLLFLCPIFFFSGASALNYSNASYTSLKSVTSFCKSTPYPDVCFQSLKVHVSININPNIITFLLHSLQTAISEAGKVSTLLSTAGQHSDVIEKQRGTIQDCRELHQITVSSLQRSVSRVRSGDSQKLKDARAFLSASLTNKVTCLEGLDSAAGPSKPTLVNSIVAAYKHVSNCLSVLSKSTPQKGPINRRLMGAPAWASRRILQSSGDEYDPSEVLTVAADGTGNFTTVTDAINFAPNNSNDRIIIYVREGVYEENVDIPSHKTNIVFLGDGSDVTFITGSRSVVDGWTTFRSATVAVSGEGFLARDITFENRAGPEKHQAVALRINADLAAVYKCTILGYQDTLYVHSFRQFYRECDIFGTIDFIFGNAAVVFQACNIVARMPMAGQFTVVTAQSRDTSDEDTGISIQNCSISATDDLYSNRGSVKSYLGRPWKVYARTVYLESYIDDFIDPSGWTEWNGNEGLDTLYYGEYDNNGPGSGTENRVTWQGYHVMEDNDAYNFTVSEFITGDEWLDSTYFPYDDGI; encoded by the exons ATGACTTCCTCATCACTGAGATGGCTACTGTTCCTTTGCCCAATCTTCTTCTTCTCAGGGGCCTCTGCTCTCAACTACTCCAATGCTTCATATACTTCTCTAAAGTCTGTGACATCTTTCTGCAAATCTACACCTTACCCAGATGTTTGTTTTCAATCTTTGAAGGTCCACGTCTCTATCAATATCAATCCCAACATCATCACCTTTCTCCTTCACTCCCTCCAGACTGCAATATCAGAAGCTGGGAAGGTCTCCACCCTGCTGTCCACTGCCGGACAGCACTCTGATGTCATTGAAAAGCAAAGAGGAACCATCCAGGATTGCAGGGAACTCCACCAAATCACCGTGTCTTCTTTGCAGAGATCCGTGTCCCGAGTCCGTTCAGGGGACTCCCAGAAACTGAAAGATGCGAGAGCCTTTCTCAGCGCATCCCTCACAAACAAGGTTACATGCTTAGAAGGCCTGGATTCTGCCGCTGGTCCTTCCAAGCCAACGTTGGTGAATTCCATAGTTGCTGCTTACAAGCATGTGAGTAATTGTCTCTCGGTTCTGTCTAAGTCAACCCCACAAAAAGGCCCCATCAATCGCCGCCTTATGGGTGCCCCAGCATGGGCGTCCCGCCGGATATTGCAGAGCTCCGGTGACGAGTATGACCCCAGTGAGGTGCTTACTGTGGCTGCGGATGGAACTGGGAACTTCACCACCGTCACTGATGCAATAAATTTTGCTCCCAATAACAGCAATGACAGAATAATTATCTATGTCAGGGAAGGGGTTTATGAGGAAAATGTTGATATTCCAAGCCATAAGACCAATATTGTTTTTCTGGGAGATGGAAGTGATGTTACCTTCATTACTGGAAGCAGAAGTGTGGTGGATGGCTGGACTACTTTCAGATCTGCAACTGTTG CCGTCTCTGGGGAGGGATTTCTGGCACGCGACATAACCTTCGAGAACAGGGCAGGACCAGAGAAGCACCAAGCAGTTGCCCTTCGCATAAATGCCGACTTAGCAGCAGTGTACAAATGCACCATTCTAGGTTACCAGGACACATTGTATGTGCATTCGTTTAGACAATTTTACAGAGAGTGTGACATATTTGGGACAATAGATTTCATATTTGGAAATGCAGCTGTTGTTTTCCAGGCTTGCAACATTGTAGCCAGAATGCCAATGGCTGGCCAATTCACTGTTGTAACAGCACAATCCAGGGACACCTCAGATGAGGACACTGGAATCTCAATACAGAACTGTTCCATTTCGGCTACTGATGACTTGTATTCGAATCGTGGCAGTGTCAAAAGCTACCTGGGGAGGCCATGGAAGGTGTACGCTCGCACAGTTTATCTTGAGTCCTACATTGATGACTTCATTGATCCATCTGGGTGGACCGAATGGAATGGAAATGAAGGCTTGGACACTTTATATTATGGAGAGTATGACAATAATGGACCTGGGTCAGGGACAGAGAATCGAGTTACTTGGCAAGGGTATCATGTGATGGAAGATAACGATGCCTATAATTTCACAGTATCTGAGTTTATTACAGGTGATGAATGGCTGGACTCAACATACTTCCCTTACGATGATGGGATTTAA
- the LOC100245658 gene encoding pectinesterase gives MGKIVGWTRLWLLGFALAGASMSWAAMDDAYEKRVQSECGFTTYPKLCVQTLLGLGHSKVDIPFVLVNKILSETRLPTSNIAKFSYQLATPEAHSAHLVRDSCDMLMSMSLKQLNQSLLALKESARKNKHDIQTWLSAALTFQQTCKDLAVEMTRYFGTSMVQISSKMDHLSQLTNNALAVINRITPGPKKTTSGRGLSEEQVFPSWVSPRDRKLLQTTTIKANAIVAQDGTGNYETISDAIQAATGKRFVIYVKSGVYKEKIHTNKDGITLIGDGKYSTRIVGDDSVGGGASLLSTATFTITGDGFIAKDIGFENAAGPKGEQAVALMVSSDHSVLYKCSIAGYQDTLYAQALRQFYRECDIYGTIDFIFGNAAAVFQNCYLILRRPLGDSFNVILANGRSSPGQNTGFSIQKCTIIPSSDFSAVKHSYKSYLGRPWKEYSRAVVMESSIDDAIEGRGWIEWPGYGSSVLKSLYFAEYSNIGRGAATSRRVQWPGFHLIGTEEATKFTVANFIAGTSWLPSTGVIFISGLQ, from the exons ATGGGAAAAATAGTAGGGTGGACCCGTTTATGGCTTTTGGGGTTTGCACTTGCAGGTGCCTCCATGTCATGGGCTGCCATGGATGATGCCTATGAAAAGCGTGTCCAATCAGAGTGTGGCTTTACCACATATCCAAAGCTCTGTGTCCAGACCCTGTTGGGGTTGGGTCACTCCAAGGTTGATATTCCCTTTGTCCTTGTTAACAAGATTCTATCTGAGACCAGGCTGCCCACTTCGAACATTGCCAAATTCAGCTACCAGTTGGCAACCCCAGAAGCCCACTCTGCTCATCTTGTCAGAG ATTCTTGTGACATGCTTATGAGCATGTCTCTGAAGCAGCTAAACCAATCACTGTTGGCTCTCAAAGAATCTGCAAGGAAAAACAAGCATGACATCCAGACATGGCTGAGTGCTGCCTTAACTTTTCAGCAGACTTGTAAAGACTTGGCCGTGGAGATGACTCGCTACTTTGGCACCTCAATGGTTCAGATTTCCAGCAAGATGGATCATCTATCTCAGTTGACCAACAATGCATTGGCTGTCATCAACAGAATTACCCCCGGGCCAAAGAAAACCACAAGTGGACGTGGTCTCTCTGAGGAACAAGTTTTCCCCAGCTGGGTATCACCCAGAGATCGGAAACTTCTCCAAACCACTACCATAAAAGCAAATGCCATAGTTGCACAAGATGGAACAGGCAACTATGAGACCATTTCTGATGCCATCCAGGCTGCCACTGGGAAACGTTTTGTGATCTATGTCAAGTCAGGAGTTTACAAGGAGAAAATTCACACCAACAAAGATGGCATCACCTTGATAGGAGACGGCAAATATTCCACTAGAATTGTTGGTGATGACAGCGTTGGTGGAGGAGCTTCCTTGCTTAGCACCGCTACGTTTA CAATCACAGGTGATGGATTCATCGCAAAGGATATAGGATTTGAAAACGCTGCAGGCCCCAAAGGAGAACAGGCTGTGGCTTTGATGGTGTCTTCAGATCATTCTGTTCTCTACAAGTGCAGCATTGCAGGCTACCAAGATACTCTGTATGCTCAGGCACTCCGGCAATTCTACAGAGAATGCGACATTTATGGAACCATAGACTTCATTTTTGGAAATGCAGCTGCTGTTTTCCAGAACTGCTATTTGATTCTGCGTCGCCCACTTGGTGACTCTTTCAATGTGATTTTGGCTAATGGAAGGTCCAGTCCCGGACAGAACACTGGCTTCTCTATTCAAAAATGTACAATCATACCCAGCTCTGATTTCTCTGCAGTCAAACATTCCTACAAATCCTATCTGGGGAGACCCTGGAAAGAGTATTCAAGAGCAGTTGTGATGGAATCAAGCATAGATGATGCCATTGAAGGAAGAGGGTGGATTGAGTGGCCAGGATATGGGAGTTCAGTCCTTAAGTCTCTTTATTTTGCTGAATACTCCAACATAGGCCGTGGGGCTGCAACTTCCAGGAGAGTACAGTGGCCTGGGTTTCATCTTATTGGCACTGAAGAGGCCACTAAGTTCACTGTTGCAAACTTCATTGCTGGAACATCTTGGCTGCCCTCCACTGGAGTCATTTTCATCTCCGGCCTCCAGTAG
- the LOC100257766 gene encoding putative pectinesterase/pectinesterase inhibitor 45 produces MAFQDFGHLSERRRIERQQRFKKRIYIGAVSAVVVILLVAVGVFAAVTRSDDHGNDNGNGNGQKTAAAVKPQKQVSHNDKAIKTICSATDYKQTCENSLSKLSRSNSTLSQPKDLLKVAISAASDGLQKAFGKTVTFKFDTPEEKDAYEDCKVLMQNAKEELEASISQVSASNKLSSVTQELNNWLSAVMSYQATCIDGFPEGPLKTNMEKTFKSAKELTSNALAIVSKVTSILSSFDLTGANRHLLAQESSGPSLANNGLPIWMTREDRRVLKPKESNLTPNAVVAKDGSGNFTTISAALAAMPPKYPGRYVIYVKEGVYDETVTVERKMQNVTMYGEGSRKTIVTGNKNFVDGVRTFQTASFVALGDGFVAVSMGFRNTAGPEKHQAVAIRVQSDRSIFLNCRMDGYQDTVYAQTHRQFFRGCVITGTIDFIFGDASAIFQNCLITVRKPLDNQQNIVTAQGRTDKRETTGIVLQNCRILPDQDLIPTKTQVKSYLGRPWKEFSRTIVMESTIEDLIQPQGWLPWEGNFALSTLYYAEYNNKGPGAALSARVKWPGYKVIEKEEAVKYTVGPFIQGDDWLKADYGISLPVHFGLY; encoded by the exons ATGGCATTTCAGGATTTTGGCCATTTGTCAGAACGGCGGCGAATTGAAAGGCAACAAAGGTTCAAAAAGAGGATTTACATTGGTGCTGTTTCAGCGGTTGTGGTCATTCTTCTAGTTGCTGTTGGGGTGTTTGCTGCCGTCACTAGATCTGATGATCATGGCAAtgataatggtaatggtaatggcCAAAAGACCGCAGCTGCAGTTAAACCTCAAAAGCAGGTGTCCCACAATGACAAGGCCATAAAAACCATATGTTCCGCTACAGATTACAAGCAGACATGCGAGAATAGCCTCTCAAAGCTGTCACGCTCCAACAGTACATTGTCTCAACCCAAAGATCTACTCAAGGTTGCAATTTCAGCTGCCTCCGATGGACTCCAAAAGGCCTTTGGTAAAACCGTGACGTTCAAGTTTGACACTCCAGAAGAGAAAGATGCTTATGAAGATTGTAAGGTACTGATGCAGAATGCCAAAGAAGAATTAGAGGCTTCAATATCCCAAGTTTCTGCTTCAAACAAGCTCTCCTCAGTCACCCAAGAGTTGAACAATTGGCTAAGTGCTGTCATGTCTTACCAAGCGACCTGCATTGATGGGTTCCCTGAAGGACCATTGAAAACCAATATGGAGAAAACTTTCAAGTCTGCAAAGGAACTCACCAGCAATGCCCTGGCCATTGTATCGAAGGTTACTTCAATCCTTTCATCATTCGACTTAACAGGTGCCAACCGTCACCTTCTAGCACAGGAATCCAGTGGGCCGTCTTTGGCCAACAACGGCCTTCCTATCTGGATGACCCGAGAGGATCGCAGGGTGTTGAAGCCTAAGGAATCCAATCTCACACCCAATGCGGTTGTGGCAAAGGATGGCAGTGGAAATTTCACTACCATTTCTGCTGCACTTGCAGCCATGCCACCCAAATACCCAGGACG GTATGTAATTTACGTTAAAGAAGGAGTTTATGACGAGACCGTGACAGTGGAAAGGAAGATGCAGAATGTCACCATGTATGGTGAAGGATCAAGGAAGACAATCGTCACAGGAAACAAAAATTTCGTAGATGGGGTTAGGACTTTCCAAACGGCAAGTTTCG TGGCTCTAGGAGATGGTTTCGTGGCTGTTTCCATGGGATTCAGAAACACAGCGGGGCCAGAAAAGCATCAGGCAGTGGCTATCAGAGTCCAATCGGATCGCTCAATTTTCCTCAACTGCCGTATGGACGGGTACCAAGACACGGTCTATGCACAAACCCATCGCCAGTTTTTCCGGGGCTGTGTCATCACTGGCACCATTGACTTCATATTCGGAGACGCTTCAGCCATCTTTCAGAACTGCTTGATCACCGTCAGGAAGCCCTTGGACAACCAACAAAACATCGTCACAGCCCAGGGAAGGACAGACAAACGTGAAACCACCGGAATTGTGCTGCAGAACTGCCGCATATTGCCAGACCAGGACTTGATCCCGACGAAGACCCAGGTCAAGAGTTACCTTGGGAGACCCTGGAAGGAGTTCTCCAGAACCATTGTGATGGAATCAACCATTGAGGATCTCATACAACCCCAGGGATGGTTACCTTGGGAAGGCAACTTTGCCCTCTCCACCCTCTACTACGCTGAATACAACAACAAAGGACCTGGTGCTGCACTCAGCGCCAGGGTGAAGTGGCCTGGTTACAAGGTCATTGAAAAAGAGGAGGCCGTGAAATACACAGTGGGGCCTTTCATACAAGGGGATGATTGGTTGAAGGCCGACTATGGCATTAGCCTTCCTGTTCATTTCGGCTTATATTAA